In a single window of the Colius striatus isolate bColStr4 chromosome 21, bColStr4.1.hap1, whole genome shotgun sequence genome:
- the MRPL20 gene encoding large ribosomal subunit protein bL20m, producing the protein MVLLSAARWLRSRLTDRFWRVQEVLKYARHFRGRKNRCYKLAVRSVRRAFVKSTKARREKKRFLRALWITRIEAASLEHGLKYSAFISNLHKSQVELNRKVIADLAIYEPKTFKSLAALAKRRREEGLCAALGDGKEPEGIFSRIVHHY; encoded by the exons ATGGTGCTGCTGAGCGCGGCGCGTTGGCTCCGCAGCCGCCTCACCGACCGCTTCTGGAGGGTGCAGGAGGTGCTCAAGTACGCGCGG CACTTTCGGGGAAGGAAGAACCGCTGCTACAAGTTGGCTGTGAGAAGTGTTCGGAGAGCTTTCGTGAAGTCTACAAAGGCcaggagagagaagaagagattccTCAGAGCG CTCTGGATCACAAGGATTGAAGCAGCTTCTCTTGAACATGGTTTGAAATACTCAGCTTTCATAAGCAATCTGCATAAG TCCCAGGTGGAGCTGAATAGGAAAGTGATTGCTGATCTGGCTATTTATGAGCCGAAGACATTCAAGTCTCTAGCTGCCTTGGCcaagaggaggagagaagaagGTTTATGTGCTGCCCTGGGAGATGGAAAAGAGCCAGAGGGAATATTTTCACGTATTGTGCACCACTATTGA